Genomic window (Granulicella arctica):
CAGTCCGCCATCAATGACTCAACCCGCACAGCCATGGCGGCGACGCTTGAGGACGCGACAGTAGCAGACACAAGCACCTCGTCAAGCTCCCGCACCGACCTCCCCGACGCCCCACAGTCCACTGATCCGGCTTCCACCCATCAGGACGGACAGACCAAGCGCATCCTCGGCATTATCCCGAACTTCCGCGCCGTCAGCGCCGACGTCAAGCTCCCACCCCAGTCGGTCAAAGAGAAGTTCATCACCGCTTCGCAGGACTCCTTCGACTACTCCTCGATCCTGCTCCCCGCAGTCGTCGCTGGCTACTCGCAGATCACCAACGCCACCCCCGAGTTCCACCAGGGAGCCGCAGGCTACGGTCGCTACTTCTGGCACTCCTACGTCGATCAGGCCAGTGAAAACTACTTCGTCGAGTTCATCGGACCAGCCGTCTTCCGTCAGGACAGCCGCTACTACACCATGGGCAAGGGCGGCTTCGTCAAGCGCACCGAATACTCCCTCAGTCGCGCGGTCATTACACGCAACGACGCTGGCAAAGAGGTCTTCAACGCCTCCGAAATCATCGGCGCAGGCGCATCTGCCGGACTCTCCAACCTCTACTACCCCTCTGCCGAGCGGACCTTTGGCAACACCGCTGGCAAATGGGGACAAAGCGTCGGCATCGACGCGGCCACCTTCATGTTCAAAGAGTTCTGGCCTGACATCAACCATCACCTCTTCCATGGCCACGCCGACTAATCAGCTTTCGCCTACTTGGCCAACTCCCGCTTCACCATCTCGCTGACCATCCTTCCATCGGCACGTAAATTACTCGCGAGCAGCCTCTGCTGAATCACCCGCATCGCCGGCCCCATATCCTTGGGGCCTGGCTTCGTGCCGCCCTCTGCCAGGTGAGCTATCCCGCCCTGCACCACGGCGAGCACCTCCTCCTCGCTCGCCGCCTGCGGTAAAAACCCCTCAATCATCAGGATCTCCTCCGCCTCCTTGGCTGCAAGCTCAGGTCGATCACCCTTCGTAAAGGACTCGACCGACTCGCGCCGCTGCTTGATCAGCGTCGTCAGAATCTGCGTCTCCTCCGCCTCCGTCAACGGCTCCCGCTTATCGATCTCCTTGCTCTTCAACGCGGACTTCACCATGCGAAGCGTTGTCAGGCGATGTTCACTTCTAGCCTTCATCGCTACGATTATTTCCTTCTGAATCGCCTCACCAATACTCATTGCTGCTCCTGTCCTTTGTGTCGCCATCAAACCTTAATATGCGTTACGTGGACAACCTTTCAAGACGTGAAATTAAGTTTGTAGATTATTCCCGCGTCCCTAAATCCAATCATCCCACTACTTGCGTCACTGTGTCATAGGTTCAGAAGTTAGCAACATGGAGAGGTTCATTGTGGAAAAGAAACTGAAAGATCTCGTTGATAAGGCTCTATCCCGCCGAAGCTTTCTAGCCGGCGCGGGAAGTGTGGCAGCAGGTACCCTCATTGCCGGTTGCAGTGACAGCACCCCTGCAACAACCACCCCGGTGGCAACAACAACAGCAGCGCCCGCTGCCCTTACCGATGCTGACTACCTCAACTTTGCTCTGAACCTTGAATACCTTGAGGCTGAATTCTATCTTCATGCAGCAACCGGAACAGGTCTCTCAACGACTGACGCCGGAAGCGGCGCTGGTTCGGTTACCGTTCCTGCCGTCACCCAGCTCACCGGCCTGACCGCCGTTCAATCTGCCTACCTGAACGAAGTCGCGCAGAACGAGCTTGACCACGTTCGCCTTCTCCGTAGCGCCCTCGCCGGAGCAGCCGTTCCACGTCCCGCAATCGATCTCACCTTCTTCGGTACTCTGGCTATGGTCGCCGGGATCACGAAGGATACCTCCTTCACCCCCTTCGCCAGCTACCCGACCTACCTCATCGGTGCCTTCATCTTCGAGGACGTCGGCGTAACCGCATACCACGGTGCAGCTCTGGTCCTGACCAGTAAGGCAAACCTGACCGTAGGCGCTGAGATTCACGCAGTTGAGGCGTACCACGCAGCTTCGATCCGCACCCAGATCGTCGCAGCCGACTTCCTCGCCAACACCGGCACCAACACCTACACTAACATCGCCAACCAGGTCTCGACACTTCGCGGAACCCTCGGCGGTGGAGCCGAAACCATGCTCAGCCAAACCACGATCGTCGCCTCCGACAGCAACTCGATTGGCTACAAGCGTAGCCCGGATCAGGTTCTGCACATTGTCTATGGTGCCGCAGGCGGAGCGGGCGTTTCCAAGGGCGGCTTCTTCCCGGCAGGCCTCAACGGCAAGATCAGCGTAACAGCATCGTAAGGACGGAGAAACATGGCAACCCTAGAGACACAGCAACTCGATGAAATCATCGTCAACTCGCGCCGCAAGATGCTCACACTTGGCGGCGCAGCACTCGCCGGACTCGCCTTCTCGTCCGTTGCGAAGGCGCAAACCACAGCCCTCGGCGATGCCGATTACCTGAACTTCGCCCTGAATCTGGAGTACCTCGAGGCACAGTTCTATACCCTCGCCGTCTCCGGACAGACCATCGATCAGCAAGGCGTCAGCATCATTGGCGGCGGAACTGCCGGCGGTTCTGTCACCGTAAAAAGTGGCGGCCCCACGGCGTGCAAGGTTCCTTTTGCCAACACACTCGTGAAGGCATACGCCACCGAAACCGCAGGTGAAGAGCGCAACCACGTCACGTTCCTCTCCAGCGCTCTCTCGACCGCAGCCGTTTCCCAGCCGAACCTCGACCTGGTCAACAGCTTCAACGGTCTCGCAAGCCTCCTCGGTCTCGGCCTTACCGCCTTCGATCCCTTCGCAGACGACGCCAGCTTTCTCATCGGCGCGTACATCTTCGAGGACGTAGGCGTCACGGCATACACTGGTGCGGCTCCTCTTCTCACCAGCAACACCTTCCTCGATAAGGCAGCAGGCATCCAGGGAGTTGAGGCTTACCACGCTGGCTTGATCCGCACCACGATCTACGGTCTGGACCAGGCAGCAACCACACTCGGCGCTGCCGGCACGCTGATGAAGATTGCCACCGCAATCTCCGCTCTGCGCGCCAAGGTCGACGGTACCGCAACCTCCGCAACCCGCACCCAGGCTGATGATATCGGTCTCGGCACGCAGCAGGTCCAGTTGAACGGAACCAGCAACCTAACCGCATCAAGCATCGTCAACGCGACGACCACTGGTTCGATCAACACGGCAGCCGCAGGCGGTACCGCTGGATCGCTCACCTTTGCCCGCACCGCAGCTCAGGTCCTTTCGATCGTCTACGCAGGCGGTTCCGGCAAGGGCGGATTCTATCCAAATGGCCTCAACGGCAACGTCAAGTAGCCACTAACCCGCAACAACACACCATCGGCGGACTCTACTCCAGTAGAGTCCGCCTTTTCACTGCCGTTCACATACACTCCCATCCTGAGCGAGGTCGAAGGACGTGTATTTGCCCTCTCATTGTTGTCCCGAATGAAATTTGCCTCTGTATTTAAATCCGCCTTCCTCGGCAACAATCCGCGGCAACCTTCAGCTCTTGATCGATGTCATCCGCACTGGCCAGTGTTTGGCCGTTTTCACACCCACACCCTCAATCCCATCGCCCTCGCTACAATAAAAGCATGATCCGCAAGACACGCCTCTTCACTCCCGGTCCGACCCCCCTCCTGCCCGCCGCCCAGTTCGCCATGGCCGCCGCCGATATCCACCACCGCACCGCAGAATTCCGCGCCCTCTACACCAAGGTCCTCGCCCAGCTCAAGGACTTCGTCGGCACCAAAAACGACGTCATCATCCTCTCCAGCTCCGGCACCGGAGCCATGGAAGCCGCAGTCTCGAACCTGACGTCTCCCGGAGATCGTGTCCTGGTTCTAACCGCCGGCAAGTTCGGCGAACGTTGGACCGCCCTCGCCAAGGCCTTCGGCTGCGCCGTCGACGTCGTCAGCGCCCCCTACGGCCAGACTTTCTCGATTGACGCCGTCAAAGCCGCGCTCAAGCTCGAAACCCGCGTCGTCTTCATGCAGGCCAGCGAGACCTCGACCGGCGTCCGCCATTGCGTCCCCGCCATCGCGCAGCTCCTCAAGGATCAAAACCACGAGGCGCTCCTCGTCGTAGACGCCATCACCGGCCTCGGCACCTCGCACCTCGACATGGACGCATGGGGCGTCGACGTCCTCATCGGCGGCTCCCAGAAGGCCGTCATGATTCCCCCGGGCCTCAGCTACCTCGCCGTCAGCGATCAGGCATGGGACCGCATGGAGGCCAGCTACAACCCGCGCTACTACTTCGACCTCCGCAAGGAGCGCAAGAACGCGAAGAACGGCGAGTCCGCCTACACCCCCGCCGTAGCCCTCATCGCCGCCCTCGGAGCAGCCCTCGACTACATCGCCGGACAGGCAGCTACTGCTGAGAATCCCGCCGGAAACCTAGCCGAAGGCCGCAAGATGCTCGTCGAGAATGCCGAAACGATCGCCGCCATGACCCGCGCCGCCGTTCAGGCACTCGGCATGACCCTCTTCGCCCCCGACGCACCCGCAGCTGCCGCGACCGCCGTCATCCCACCGGCTGGCGTCGACTCCGGCGTCGTCGTCAAGGAGCTGAAGTCCCGCTTCGGTGCCATCATCACCAACGGCCAGGGCGAGATGAAGGGTCAGATCTTCCGTATCGCCCACCTCGGCTTCTTCGACTACATGGACACCATCGCCCTCATCGGTGCCCTCGAGCAGGTTGTCGCCAAGTCCTTCCCACCCGCCGGATTCGCCTTCGGCAACGGCCTCATCGCCGCCCAGAAGCTCTACGCGGAACGCTCCCCCACCGCAGCCGCCGACGCCAAATGCATCTGCGGCCGCACCGACCACGCCTGCTCCCTCCAGAACCCCTCCTTCGGCACCAAATAAAAATTCGTAAGGAACCCTGAACAAGCCCCGCCTTGTTCAGGGCATAGCTTCCGACGCGCCACAACCCTATGCCGTCGCATCCGCCATGCAAAATCCCACACGGTGAATTCCTCCAACAAGCCGCCTTATTAAGGGCACGGCTTCAGCCGTGCCATAGTCGCATCATGGAACGTGGCTTTAGCCACTGAGGTACGTCTCCGTCCGCTGTGCCACCAATCAAAGACTTGACACTGTCCATATAACTACTACATCGTAGTAGTTATATGGCCCTGCCTTCCTCCCTTGGCGAATTCGAACAAATCGTCCTTCTCGCCATCCTGCGCCTCGGCGAAGATGCCTATGGCGTAGGCATCCGCCGCGAGATCGCTGCCTGTACGCAGCGCGAGGTCTCCCCCGGCGCGCTCTACACCACACTCGATAGGCTTGAGAAAAAGGGCATCGTCTCCGCACTCGACGGCGCACCTACCCCCGAGCGCGGCGGTCGCGCCAAACGCTTCTACAAAGTCTCGAAGACCGGCCACACCCTCCTCACCGAAGCGCAGCGCTCCTTCCAGCGCCTCATGACCGGCCTTAATCTCCTGGAGGAAACCCATGGATAAAGCTCATATCGCCGAGTGGCTTCTAGCCCGCGTCAGCACCAAACGCCGCGCCACCGAAATCATAGGCGACCTGCTCGAAACGCCACAGTCGCCCTTGGCGTTCTGGTCCTCCATCACCCGAATCTTCTTCGCTCTCGGCTCGCGCATCCTCCTGGCCCCGCTCTTCGCACTCTTCTCGTTTGCCATACCCCTCGTGGCGTTCCGCCTGTCTGCCAATGCCTGGCATCACGTGCCGCACCACTTCGACCCCTGGATGCGCGTCTCCGCTCTCCTCATGATCGCCAGCATGTTTCTCTGGACCGTCCCCGCGCTCGCACTCATCCGCTTCGGCCGCCGCGACCCGGTCACCCTCATCGCGTTTCCACTAGCTCTCCTGCTCACGCTCTCCTCGACCTTCGCCTGGCTACCGCTCGCCTTCTATGGCATTGCCGCCGCATTTACGCTAGGCATCCTCGTCCTCTGCCTGCATCGCACCTGGCGCAGATCGCTCCTCTGCATCCTCGGAACCGTCGCAACCTTCGCACTTCTCACCTCAGCCGCAACCAGGCTCGCCCTCTCCATCAGCACCATCCGCGAGCACGACAACGATCTATCCAGCTTCCTCATCTGGTCGGTCGGCATCTGCATAGAAGCCTGGGTCCTGAACTACCTCCACGCCAGCCTCCTGCCCGATCCCGCAGCACCCGCCCCCTCAGTTTCATCCGCAACTATTTGACAAATCTCCACCCCAGAGACCCCCCTCACTCCTCTGACGAACCCCGCAGACCTTTGGACCAAGTCCAGACCTAAAGTGTCTCGTTACACGACTTTAGGACTTATGAGAAAAAATAGTTTTTGCGTGAGAGGACCCCTCCCAGCCAAAAACCTGTCATCCTGAGCAAAGCCGAAAGGTCTGCGGTATCCCCGCATAAGCTAGTCTTCCAGGTAGCCCATGAAACGCTCCGCCCACGTCGCCGCTCCCCTCCTCGCCTCAGCCGCCCTCGCCATCCTCGCAGGCTGCCGTCAGCAGGAGATGCAGCGCTGCGTCGACGAGAACAACAAGGTCGTCGCCGACAATCTCTGCGGCAAACCCCAGCAGGGCATGCGCTCCGACGGCCACGGCGGCTTCATCCCCTTCATCATCCCCTACCGCTACTACTACGGCGGAACCGGCGGCTTCGGCCTCGGCTCGACCGTCGGCGGCGGAGCCTTCAACCCCACACCCGGCCGCAGCTACGCCACACCCTCCACCCGCGGCGGCTTCGGCAGCACTATGTCCGGCGGCGGTGAAGGAGCAGGAGAATAATGCAGCGCAACACCATCGCACCCCGCCCCGACTGGCAGCAAAAGGTCGAAGCCGTAGGCCTCACCTTCCACACCCTCGACAACGGCGACCCCTACTGGGACGAGTCCGCCTGCTACCAGTTCAGCGCCGCCGAGATCGACACCCTCGAAGCCGCCGGCAACACCCTCCAGGAGATGTGCCTCGCCGCCGCCCAGCACGTCATCGACGAGAAGCGCTACTCCGAGCTCGACATCCCCGAGCAGGCCATCGAAGCCATCGAGTGGGCTTGGAACAACGAGCCCCCCGCCCTCTACGGCCGCTTCGACATCGCCTGGTCCGGCTTCGGCACTCCCAAGCTCCTCGAGTACAACGCCGACACCCCGACCTCACTCCTCGAAGCCGCCGTCGTCCAGTGGGACTGGCTGCAGAACGTCTCCCCAGCACTCGAAGCCGCCTCGCACTTGGGAAAACCAGACCAGTTCAACTCCATCCACGACCGCCTCATCGCCAAGTGGAAGGACCTCGACCCCTATCTCTCCAAGCCCGTCTACTTCGCCGGCGTCCAGGCACCTGAAGACCAGCTCACCCTCGCCTACCTCCGCGACACCGCCCAGCAGGCCGGCCTCGAAACCCTCCAGATGTACATGGAAGAGATCGGCTGGAACGACGAGCGCCAGGCCTTCGTCGACCCCAACGAAGACCAGATGTTCTCCATCTTCAAGCTCTACCCCTGGGAGATCATGCTCAACGAGGAGTTCGGCGCCCACACCCTCGCCACCTACCCCGACATGCGCTGGATCGAGCCCATCTGGAAGCTCCTCCTCTCGAACAAAGGCATCCTGCCCATCCTCTGGCAGCTCTATCCCAACCACGACCTCCTCCTCGAAGCCCACTTCGCCGACCCCGCACCAGCCCAGACCACCTCGTCAGCCTGGCAGCAGGTCGACCCGAACGGCCCACCCACAATCCTCCCCGCCGTCACCCACAACCTCCGCGACTACGTCCGGAAGCCCCTCTACTCCCGCGAAGGAGCGAACGTCACCATCGTCCGCGACGGAGCCACCATCGCCTCGACAGAAGGCCCTTACACCGGTCGTCAGATCATCCAGGCCCTCGCCCCCGAAGCCGTCTTCAACAACCGCCACCCCGTCCTCGGTCTCTGGATGGTCGACCAGACCTGCAGCGGCCTCGGCATCCGCGAATCCGCCACCCCCATCACCGACAACTACAGCTCCTTCATCCCCCACTTCTTTGTATAAGCCCTCATCAGAAAAGCTGGGCTACTCACTCAGCCAAGACAATTCTCTGTCGCCACGGGACGGGCACACTCACATAACTCATCATCAGTGGTCTGCCAGCCATTCACACGCGTCCCGTAAACTAGGAACTATATGAAGATCGTTCTCGCCGAAAAAGTCTCGCCAGCCACCCTCGCCGTCTTCCAACAAGAGCCAGGCTGGAACATCGTCACCCCCGACCAGATCAAGAACGGTCTCGCCGCCGAGCTAGCCGATGCCGACGCCCTCGTCGTCCGCTCCGCCGTTCAGGCTGATGCCGCCCTCCTCGCTGCCGCCCCCAAGCTCCGCGTCATCGGCCGCGCCGGTGTCGGCGTCGACAACATCGACACTGCAGCCGCCACCCATCG
Coding sequences:
- a CDS encoding ferritin-like domain-containing protein; this encodes MEKKLKDLVDKALSRRSFLAGAGSVAAGTLIAGCSDSTPATTTPVATTTAAPAALTDADYLNFALNLEYLEAEFYLHAATGTGLSTTDAGSGAGSVTVPAVTQLTGLTAVQSAYLNEVAQNELDHVRLLRSALAGAAVPRPAIDLTFFGTLAMVAGITKDTSFTPFASYPTYLIGAFIFEDVGVTAYHGAALVLTSKANLTVGAEIHAVEAYHAASIRTQIVAADFLANTGTNTYTNIANQVSTLRGTLGGGAETMLSQTTIVASDSNSIGYKRSPDQVLHIVYGAAGGAGVSKGGFFPAGLNGKISVTAS
- a CDS encoding PadR family transcriptional regulator, which encodes MALPSSLGEFEQIVLLAILRLGEDAYGVGIRREIAACTQREVSPGALYTTLDRLEKKGIVSALDGAPTPERGGRAKRFYKVSKTGHTLLTEAQRSFQRLMTGLNLLEETHG
- a CDS encoding pyridoxal-phosphate-dependent aminotransferase family protein gives rise to the protein MIRKTRLFTPGPTPLLPAAQFAMAAADIHHRTAEFRALYTKVLAQLKDFVGTKNDVIILSSSGTGAMEAAVSNLTSPGDRVLVLTAGKFGERWTALAKAFGCAVDVVSAPYGQTFSIDAVKAALKLETRVVFMQASETSTGVRHCVPAIAQLLKDQNHEALLVVDAITGLGTSHLDMDAWGVDVLIGGSQKAVMIPPGLSYLAVSDQAWDRMEASYNPRYYFDLRKERKNAKNGESAYTPAVALIAALGAALDYIAGQAATAENPAGNLAEGRKMLVENAETIAAMTRAAVQALGMTLFAPDAPAAAATAVIPPAGVDSGVVVKELKSRFGAIITNGQGEMKGQIFRIAHLGFFDYMDTIALIGALEQVVAKSFPPAGFAFGNGLIAAQKLYAERSPTAAADAKCICGRTDHACSLQNPSFGTK
- a CDS encoding GatB/YqeY domain-containing protein: MSIGEAIQKEIIVAMKARSEHRLTTLRMVKSALKSKEIDKREPLTEAEETQILTTLIKQRRESVESFTKGDRPELAAKEAEEILMIEGFLPQAASEEEVLAVVQGGIAHLAEGGTKPGPKDMGPAMRVIQQRLLASNLRADGRMVSEMVKRELAK
- a CDS encoding ferritin-like domain-containing protein; its protein translation is MATLETQQLDEIIVNSRRKMLTLGGAALAGLAFSSVAKAQTTALGDADYLNFALNLEYLEAQFYTLAVSGQTIDQQGVSIIGGGTAGGSVTVKSGGPTACKVPFANTLVKAYATETAGEERNHVTFLSSALSTAAVSQPNLDLVNSFNGLASLLGLGLTAFDPFADDASFLIGAYIFEDVGVTAYTGAAPLLTSNTFLDKAAGIQGVEAYHAGLIRTTIYGLDQAATTLGAAGTLMKIATAISALRAKVDGTATSATRTQADDIGLGTQQVQLNGTSNLTASSIVNATTTGSINTAAAGGTAGSLTFARTAAQVLSIVYAGGSGKGGFYPNGLNGNVK
- a CDS encoding glutathionylspermidine synthase family protein: MQRNTIAPRPDWQQKVEAVGLTFHTLDNGDPYWDESACYQFSAAEIDTLEAAGNTLQEMCLAAAQHVIDEKRYSELDIPEQAIEAIEWAWNNEPPALYGRFDIAWSGFGTPKLLEYNADTPTSLLEAAVVQWDWLQNVSPALEAASHLGKPDQFNSIHDRLIAKWKDLDPYLSKPVYFAGVQAPEDQLTLAYLRDTAQQAGLETLQMYMEEIGWNDERQAFVDPNEDQMFSIFKLYPWEIMLNEEFGAHTLATYPDMRWIEPIWKLLLSNKGILPILWQLYPNHDLLLEAHFADPAPAQTTSSAWQQVDPNGPPTILPAVTHNLRDYVRKPLYSREGANVTIVRDGATIASTEGPYTGRQIIQALAPEAVFNNRHPVLGLWMVDQTCSGLGIRESATPITDNYSSFIPHFFV